A region from the Salidesulfovibrio onnuriiensis genome encodes:
- the pth gene encoding aminoacyl-tRNA hydrolase: MEYKSLICGLGNPGDQYANTRHNFGFMLVDHIVALGETRKSMRLARMEESGDYELWRASFGGATCLFCKPMTYMNLSGGAVSKICGRHGLKPQQVIVAHDELDLSVGRMKFKRGGGNNGHRGLESITECLNANDYFRLRLGIGRPQDEYKGISDWVLEPFARNEEEVLPEIIKAAAKGLDMFLRRGVGVAQQFINSFLPERDRQENAQEPGVDS; this comes from the coding sequence ATGGAATACAAGAGCCTCATCTGCGGCCTGGGCAACCCGGGCGACCAGTACGCGAACACCCGTCACAATTTCGGTTTCATGCTGGTGGACCACATTGTCGCGCTGGGCGAGACCCGCAAGAGCATGCGCCTGGCCCGCATGGAGGAATCCGGCGACTATGAGCTGTGGCGCGCCTCCTTCGGCGGGGCCACCTGCCTCTTCTGCAAGCCCATGACCTACATGAACCTCTCCGGCGGGGCCGTGTCCAAGATCTGCGGCCGCCACGGGCTCAAGCCCCAGCAGGTCATCGTGGCCCATGACGAGCTGGACCTGTCCGTGGGACGCATGAAATTCAAGCGGGGCGGCGGCAACAACGGGCATCGCGGCCTGGAATCCATCACCGAGTGCCTGAACGCCAACGACTATTTCCGGCTGCGCCTGGGCATCGGTCGTCCCCAGGACGAGTACAAGGGCATCAGCGACTGGGTGCTGGAGCCCTTCGCCCGAAATGAAGAAGAAGTCCTCCCCGAAATCATCAAGGCCGCAGCCAAGGGCCTGGACATGTTCCTGCGCAGGGGAGTCGGCGTGGCCCAACAGTTTATCAACAGTTTCCTACCTGAACGGGACCGTCAGGAAAACGCCCAAGAACCGGGCGTGGACTCTTGA
- a CDS encoding DegQ family serine endoprotease, whose translation MIRKRLTLAIALLALMAVPVLAQAANGLPDFTDLAETAGKAVVNISTETKVEGGRQGNPFIDKNQIPEGHPFREFFDQFDKFFQQQPNQPRKQSSLGSGFIISKDGYIVTNNHVVQGADTVKVRLFDNEKKAYEAKIIGRDPETDLALLKIKADRELPVLEFGDSEHAKVGEWVLAIGNPFGLSHTVTQGIISAKGRILGAGPFDNFIQTDASINPGNSGGPLLNLDGKVIGINTAILPAGEGLGFAIPSDGAKTIIAQLKSGKKIQRGWLGVSIRGLSETDAKALGLEKPRGALVAQVFEGDPADKAGVKQGDVILKVNGQNIADNSELLRRIAGLKPGDKVKLTLWRGGKTLNRTVVLGERGDKAVEHGQPEKQPEAATVLGMSVRPVANDQEADALGLDKVTGLVVVDVAPDSVAAEEGVRQGDVILQANQQDITDTDQLKTQVEQSRKRGAVMFLIKRQGQNIFIALPLKK comes from the coding sequence ATGATCCGAAAACGCTTAACCCTCGCCATCGCACTTCTTGCCCTCATGGCCGTTCCGGTCCTGGCGCAGGCCGCCAACGGCCTGCCGGACTTCACGGATCTGGCCGAAACCGCGGGCAAGGCCGTGGTAAATATCAGCACCGAAACCAAGGTCGAAGGCGGCCGCCAGGGCAATCCGTTCATAGACAAGAACCAGATCCCCGAAGGCCATCCCTTCCGCGAATTCTTCGACCAGTTCGACAAATTCTTCCAGCAGCAGCCCAACCAGCCCCGCAAACAGAGCTCGCTGGGCTCCGGCTTCATCATCTCCAAGGACGGCTACATCGTGACCAACAACCATGTCGTCCAGGGGGCGGACACGGTCAAGGTGCGGCTGTTCGACAACGAAAAGAAGGCTTACGAGGCCAAGATCATCGGACGCGACCCCGAGACCGACCTTGCCCTGCTCAAGATCAAGGCCGACCGGGAACTGCCCGTCCTCGAATTCGGCGATTCCGAACACGCCAAGGTGGGCGAATGGGTCCTGGCCATCGGCAACCCCTTCGGCCTGAGCCATACCGTGACCCAGGGCATCATCAGCGCCAAGGGCCGCATCCTCGGCGCAGGGCCCTTCGACAACTTCATCCAGACCGACGCCAGCATCAACCCCGGCAACTCGGGCGGCCCGCTCCTGAACCTTGATGGCAAGGTCATCGGCATCAACACCGCCATCCTGCCCGCGGGCGAAGGACTGGGCTTTGCCATACCCAGCGACGGAGCCAAGACCATCATCGCCCAGCTCAAGTCCGGCAAGAAGATCCAGCGCGGCTGGCTCGGCGTAAGCATCCGCGGCCTGAGCGAAACCGACGCCAAGGCCCTGGGACTGGAAAAACCCAGGGGCGCGCTGGTTGCCCAGGTCTTTGAGGGCGACCCGGCGGACAAGGCAGGCGTCAAGCAGGGCGACGTGATCCTGAAGGTCAACGGCCAGAACATCGCCGACAACTCCGAACTGCTGCGGCGCATCGCGGGCCTCAAGCCCGGCGACAAGGTCAAGCTGACCCTCTGGCGCGGGGGCAAGACTCTCAACCGCACCGTGGTGCTGGGCGAACGCGGCGACAAGGCCGTGGAACACGGCCAGCCCGAGAAGCAGCCCGAAGCGGCCACCGTGCTCGGCATGTCCGTGCGCCCGGTCGCCAACGACCAGGAGGCCGACGCTCTGGGCCTGGACAAGGTCACCGGCCTCGTCGTGGTGGATGTGGCCCCGGATTCCGTGGCCGCCGAGGAAGGCGTGCGCCAGGGCGACGTCATCCTCCAGGCAAACCAGCAGGACATCACCGACACCGACCAGCTCAAGACCCAGGTGGAACAGAGCAGGAAACGCGGCGCGGTCATGTTCCTGATCAAGCGCCAGGGGCAGAACATCTTCATCGCCCTGCCGCTGAAGAAATAA
- a CDS encoding 4-(cytidine 5'-diphospho)-2-C-methyl-D-erythritol kinase produces MGAGLGGGSTDAAALLTWLNKNAGDRALPKEKLNALAARLGADVPFFLLGKPAWAQGIGERLTPAKVDLQGMFLVVVCPDVHVNTAWAYGAWDQIYLKNGKVRAGGTTPLTSAPADTKESLPVPAVDIFNAFELPVFAKYPILRETKEKLLRQGATAAAMSGSGASLFGLFRDEKQARSAADSLRGEGHRVHVNRIDFP; encoded by the coding sequence ATGGGCGCGGGACTGGGCGGCGGCAGCACGGACGCGGCGGCCCTGCTGACCTGGCTCAACAAGAACGCAGGGGACAGGGCGCTCCCGAAGGAGAAACTGAATGCCCTGGCCGCCCGGCTCGGAGCGGACGTTCCCTTCTTCCTGCTGGGCAAACCCGCCTGGGCGCAGGGCATCGGCGAACGCCTGACACCCGCAAAAGTGGACCTCCAGGGCATGTTTCTGGTAGTGGTCTGCCCGGATGTACACGTGAATACGGCCTGGGCCTATGGTGCATGGGACCAGATTTACTTGAAAAACGGCAAAGTTCGGGCAGGCGGGACAACGCCCTTGACATCCGCGCCAGCCGATACTAAGGAATCACTTCCCGTTCCGGCGGTAGACATTTTCAACGCCTTTGAGCTCCCGGTTTTCGCGAAATATCCGATTCTCCGGGAAACAAAGGAGAAACTGCTCCGCCAGGGCGCCACTGCGGCGGCCATGAGCGGTTCGGGCGCGAGTCTGTTCGGTCTCTTCCGGGACGAAAAACAGGCACGGTCCGCTGCGGATTCGCTTCGCGGCGAAGGCCACCGCGTCCATGTGAACAGAATAGATTTTCCCTAG
- a CDS encoding 50S ribosomal protein L25, producing MADLLKLSVAERKQTGKGPNRRLRATGMVPGVYYDQKGVNIPVKVESLALQKAWKKVSNTQVIDLEIDRDGKAETVKAMIWRLKYDPIKPLPIHADFFGVDVEKPLKVLVPIVLEGRSPGVKLGGVLQQYRDAVEVVAKPLDIPGHITLDLSAINMGDKISVADLELPEGVEIHYDENFSILACIEKGKAAGADAEGEEEGEEEGGE from the coding sequence ATGGCTGATCTTTTGAAACTTTCCGTTGCCGAACGCAAGCAGACCGGTAAAGGTCCCAACCGCCGCCTGCGCGCAACCGGCATGGTTCCCGGCGTCTACTACGATCAGAAAGGCGTCAATATCCCGGTCAAGGTGGAATCCCTCGCCCTGCAGAAGGCTTGGAAAAAGGTTTCCAACACCCAGGTGATCGACCTGGAAATCGACCGCGACGGCAAGGCTGAAACCGTCAAGGCCATGATCTGGCGCCTCAAGTACGACCCGATCAAGCCCCTGCCCATCCATGCCGACTTCTTCGGCGTGGACGTGGAAAAGCCGCTCAAGGTCCTGGTTCCCATCGTGCTCGAAGGCCGTTCTCCGGGCGTCAAGCTCGGCGGCGTGCTCCAGCAGTACCGCGATGCAGTGGAAGTCGTGGCCAAGCCGCTGGACATCCCGGGCCACATCACCCTGGACCTCTCCGCCATCAACATGGGCGACAAGATCTCCGTTGCAGACCTCGAACTTCCCGAAGGCGTGGAAATTCACTACGACGAGAACTTCTCCATCCTGGCCTGCATCGAAAAGGGCAAGGCCGCCGGAGCAGACGCTGAAGGCGAAGAAGAAGGCGAAGAAGAAGGCGGCGAATAG
- a CDS encoding ribose-phosphate diphosphokinase — protein sequence MHGDLKIISGSANTQLSEAICEHLGCKLSPVLREKFSDGEIRIEIGENVRGDDVFVIQPTSSPVNFHLMELCLMLDALKRASASRVTAVVPYYGYARQDRKVVPRAPISAKMVADILSVAGMQRLVTIDLHAGQIQGFFNCPVDNLFAAPVLLEDLRHRDDDMVIISPDAGGVERARAYAKRLGASLAIVDKRRDAPNQAQAMHIIGDVKDKVAVVIDDMIDTAGTMCAAANVIMDNGASDVIACATHPVLSGPAIQRLEDSAFSQVIVTDTIQLDEAKQQCSKIKQLSVASLLAKAINNVHTESSVSVLFI from the coding sequence ATGCACGGCGATCTCAAGATCATCAGCGGTTCTGCAAACACCCAGTTGTCCGAAGCCATCTGCGAACACCTGGGCTGCAAACTCTCCCCGGTCCTGCGTGAAAAATTCAGCGACGGCGAGATTCGTATCGAGATCGGTGAAAATGTCCGCGGCGACGATGTTTTCGTAATTCAGCCCACCAGCTCGCCGGTCAACTTCCACCTCATGGAGCTGTGCCTGATGCTCGACGCGCTCAAGCGCGCCAGCGCATCCAGGGTCACGGCGGTGGTCCCCTACTACGGCTATGCCCGCCAGGACCGCAAAGTGGTCCCCCGCGCGCCCATCAGCGCCAAGATGGTGGCCGACATCCTGTCCGTTGCGGGCATGCAGCGCCTGGTGACCATCGACCTGCACGCAGGCCAGATCCAGGGATTCTTCAACTGTCCCGTGGACAACCTCTTCGCGGCCCCGGTGCTGCTTGAGGACCTGCGCCACAGGGATGACGACATGGTCATCATCTCCCCGGACGCAGGCGGCGTGGAACGCGCACGCGCCTATGCAAAGCGCCTCGGCGCATCCCTGGCCATCGTTGACAAGCGCCGCGACGCGCCCAACCAGGCCCAGGCAATGCACATCATCGGCGACGTCAAGGACAAGGTCGCCGTGGTCATAGACGACATGATCGATACGGCCGGCACCATGTGCGCCGCCGCCAACGTGATCATGGACAACGGCGCCAGCGACGTCATCGCCTGCGCAACCCACCCGGTGCTGTCCGGCCCCGCCATTCAGCGCCTGGAGGATTCCGCATTCTCGCAGGTGATCGTCACCGACACCATCCAGCTGGATGAGGCCAAGCAGCAGTGCTCCAAGATCAAGCAGCTGTCCGTGGCCTCCCTGCTGGCAAAAGCAATCAACAACGTACACACCGAATCGTCGGTGAGCGTTCTTTTCATCTAA
- a CDS encoding CarD family transcriptional regulator, protein MFKVNELVVYPSQGVGKVERIETQEIGGATAEFYIVRILSNNVTLMVPVANAKNVGLRSVSSLRTGQAIFESLKDRSDFTGYTGQNWNRRYREYSEKLKSGDLSDVAYVLKELFLIGKDKELSFGERRLLEQAMGLVTMELAYAVGRDQEEIRDDIHEMFKDVLPGEENDDEQ, encoded by the coding sequence GTGTTCAAGGTCAATGAACTGGTAGTTTACCCCTCGCAAGGCGTCGGCAAGGTCGAACGCATCGAAACGCAGGAAATAGGCGGCGCCACTGCGGAATTCTACATCGTCCGAATCCTGAGCAACAACGTCACGCTCATGGTTCCGGTAGCCAACGCCAAGAACGTGGGCCTGCGCTCCGTTTCCAGCCTGCGCACCGGTCAGGCCATCTTCGAATCCCTCAAGGACCGTTCCGACTTCACCGGCTACACCGGCCAGAACTGGAACCGGCGCTACCGTGAATATTCGGAGAAACTCAAGAGCGGCGATCTCTCGGACGTGGCTTACGTGCTCAAGGAACTCTTTCTCATCGGCAAGGACAAGGAACTTTCCTTTGGCGAGCGCCGTCTGCTGGAGCAGGCAATGGGCCTGGTGACCATGGAACTGGCCTATGCGGTCGGCCGCGACCAGGAGGAAATCCGCGACGACATCCACGAGATGTTCAAGGATGTCCTGCCCGGCGAAGAAAACGACGACGAGCAATAG